One genomic segment of Verrucomicrobiia bacterium includes these proteins:
- a CDS encoding sensor histidine kinase — translation MIKRITFIALAVWAGFACERLSAQTPITNRSSEIFTVQSVYVNDKQMPLRRNSVNLGAYPEHISFYFPRGTNSSQQPIRVRFKLEGYDTKWHDSRGDMTLTIRYFNRAGDQVSQNIFNVTGDSPGWTGSLQTSQLNHRRETLVMPPKAATLRAVISSAGPATAVGVYVVANLTISQITTNSQPVLILATPSDLDLNEETNPTLSGWIRDGLHKSMAKIVTVGENPKHKAFAILDDDPTSHAEWRNIFRNDEHVVTPGDRLVVEWDEMYSIGDGNVTAAHYDHLPEGNYQLHVAEDDIFGKPTGREGFLNVVVPPPFWMTAWFGVIVTASVFAIVLGSARYRVWRRIRREMLHLKNQEALHRERLRIAQDIHDDLGARVTQISLLSAMAPNRASFPEQARADFDKISRVSRELIFALYETVWAVNPEKDNLEALGSYLCQQLDELCKLTHLRGRFYVLDLPSDVNISSQVRHNIYMAAKEAVINVMKHAGASEVTVHMAFVNGLLTLSIHDDGCGIPASGSRAGNGLVNIKRRLEDVGGNCVIESRPGFGTTIRIELVISSFNSSNDKTIRLSPIQKIAAEKSVNKS, via the coding sequence ATGATCAAGCGCATCACATTCATTGCCCTGGCTGTGTGGGCAGGATTCGCTTGCGAGCGATTATCCGCGCAAACGCCGATCACGAACCGATCAAGTGAGATATTCACCGTCCAATCCGTTTACGTGAATGACAAACAGATGCCGTTACGTCGGAATAGCGTGAACCTGGGAGCGTATCCGGAACACATCAGTTTCTATTTTCCAAGAGGCACCAATTCCTCGCAGCAGCCGATTCGGGTACGGTTCAAATTGGAAGGGTACGATACCAAATGGCATGATTCGCGAGGGGACATGACCTTGACCATCCGGTATTTCAATCGCGCCGGCGATCAAGTGTCGCAGAATATTTTTAACGTCACCGGCGACAGCCCGGGATGGACGGGGTCTTTGCAGACATCACAGTTAAATCATCGCCGAGAAACGCTGGTAATGCCGCCGAAGGCAGCGACGCTAAGAGCGGTTATTTCTTCGGCTGGCCCGGCAACAGCGGTGGGAGTCTATGTAGTGGCCAACTTAACGATTTCTCAAATCACCACAAATTCGCAGCCGGTATTGATATTGGCAACCCCGTCTGATCTCGATTTGAATGAGGAAACCAATCCGACGTTGTCCGGATGGATTCGTGATGGTCTTCACAAAAGCATGGCTAAAATCGTGACTGTGGGGGAGAACCCCAAGCACAAAGCGTTTGCGATTTTGGATGATGATCCGACCAGCCATGCCGAATGGCGTAACATCTTTCGGAATGATGAGCATGTGGTGACTCCGGGAGATCGCCTGGTCGTGGAGTGGGACGAAATGTACAGCATTGGAGACGGAAATGTGACGGCGGCACATTACGATCATCTGCCGGAGGGAAATTATCAGCTTCATGTCGCGGAGGATGACATTTTCGGGAAGCCCACCGGGCGCGAGGGTTTTTTGAATGTAGTGGTGCCGCCACCGTTTTGGATGACGGCATGGTTTGGGGTGATTGTTACTGCATCTGTATTTGCGATTGTTTTGGGTAGCGCGCGTTACCGGGTATGGCGCAGGATAAGACGGGAAATGTTGCACTTAAAAAATCAGGAGGCGCTGCATCGGGAACGGTTGCGGATCGCCCAGGATATTCACGATGATCTGGGCGCGCGCGTGACGCAAATCTCGTTGCTCAGCGCCATGGCTCCGAACCGCGCTTCGTTCCCCGAGCAAGCGCGGGCGGATTTTGACAAGATTTCCCGGGTATCCCGGGAATTGATTTTTGCCCTTTATGAAACCGTCTGGGCGGTGAACCCGGAGAAAGACAACCTGGAAGCTCTGGGCAGTTATCTTTGTCAGCAGTTGGATGAACTGTGCAAGTTGACGCATTTGCGCGGCCGATTTTATGTGCTCGACCTGCCTTCGGATGTAAATATCTCCAGCCAGGTTCGGCATAATATTTATATGGCGGCCAAGGAAGCGGTCATTAACGTGATGAAACATGCCGGGGCTTCGGAGGTGACCGTGCACATGGCTTTTGTTAATGGGCTGCTGACTTTATCCATTCATGATGACGGCTGCGGCATTCCAGCGAGCGGGAGCCGGGCGGGTAATGGGTTGGTAAATATAAAGCGGCGTTTGGAAGACGTGGGGGGAAATTGTGTGATTGAAAGCCGCCCGGGATTTGGAACCACCATCCGCATCGAACTGGTCATTTCATCGTTCAACTCGAGCAACGACAAAACAATTCGTCTTTCGCCGATCCAGAAAATCGCGGCAGAAAAATCCGTAAATAAATCATGA
- a CDS encoding response regulator transcription factor: MKKSVVVVEDDPGLREQLVEILDQAADIKCVGAFESAEEALKIVPIQNPDVVLMDIGLPGMSGIECVVELKKTTPSVQIIMVTVYEDSERIFRALKAGASGYLVKSSHPDGLLDSVRDLFGGGAPMSSHIARKVVMHFHLLGPAETEGQNLSPREGQVLSLLASGLTYREIAKKLEIGTETVRSHVKNICHKMHVRNRVEAVAKHRPNTD; this comes from the coding sequence ATGAAAAAATCGGTGGTAGTGGTCGAAGATGATCCGGGATTGCGGGAGCAATTAGTGGAGATCCTGGATCAGGCGGCAGACATAAAATGCGTCGGCGCCTTTGAGTCGGCGGAAGAAGCGCTAAAGATCGTTCCGATTCAAAATCCGGATGTCGTCCTAATGGATATTGGATTGCCGGGTATGTCGGGAATTGAGTGTGTGGTGGAATTAAAAAAAACGACACCGAGCGTGCAGATTATCATGGTGACGGTTTATGAAGACAGTGAGCGCATCTTCAGGGCATTAAAGGCGGGGGCCAGCGGTTATCTGGTGAAATCCAGCCACCCTGATGGATTGCTTGATTCAGTCCGGGATTTGTTCGGTGGCGGGGCGCCGATGTCGAGTCATATCGCGCGCAAAGTGGTCATGCATTTTCATCTTCTCGGTCCTGCCGAGACGGAAGGGCAAAATCTCTCGCCGCGTGAAGGGCAGGTATTGTCATTGCTGGCATCGGGACTGACCTACCGGGAAATCGCAAAAAAATTGGAAATTGGAACTGAGACGGTGCGGAGTCATGTGAAAAATATTTGCCACAAAATGCATGTGCGTAATCGAGTGGAAGCAGTGGCAAAGCATCGTCCCAATACTGATTGA